The following coding sequences lie in one Kamptonema formosum PCC 6407 genomic window:
- a CDS encoding phosphate ABC transporter substrate-binding protein, producing MQTVIQVSLSFATCLWLQSCSQPSEVIAPPTATPSSKKITLSGSHTIGSILFEIAKPYETAHPGVKIDVKENATWRGIADVRQGTADIGMVARSMKADEKDLLASTIAKDGISVTIHRDNPVKSLTNQQIVNIYTGKIKNWQEVGGKNQPILVIHRSEGVAALEPFLNYFKLEKSAIRADVVVTETDELVQAMVGKPESIGFSSIGVVESIKDIKLLPINGVAPTNENVSSGKFPITRPLNVVTKNPPSALVKEFIDFSLSQEAQAIVKQKKFAPVK from the coding sequence ATGCAAACGGTAATACAAGTTTCTCTTAGCTTTGCTACTTGTCTCTGGCTACAATCCTGTAGCCAGCCATCAGAGGTTATAGCACCACCAACTGCTACTCCATCGTCCAAGAAGATAACTTTAAGCGGTTCGCATACAATCGGATCTATTCTTTTTGAAATAGCCAAGCCCTATGAAACTGCACACCCCGGAGTTAAAATTGATGTGAAAGAAAATGCTACTTGGCGCGGAATTGCAGATGTACGCCAGGGGACTGCGGATATAGGAATGGTTGCTCGCTCGATGAAAGCTGATGAGAAAGACTTATTGGCTTCTACTATTGCTAAAGATGGCATATCAGTAACTATACACAGGGACAATCCAGTTAAAAGTCTGACAAACCAGCAGATTGTTAATATTTACACGGGCAAGATTAAGAATTGGCAAGAAGTAGGTGGGAAAAATCAGCCTATTTTGGTTATCCATCGCTCTGAGGGAGTGGCTGCTTTAGAACCTTTTTTGAATTATTTCAAATTAGAAAAAAGTGCGATTCGCGCTGATGTAGTTGTTACTGAAACGGACGAACTCGTGCAGGCTATGGTTGGGAAACCCGAGTCTATTGGTTTCAGTTCTATTGGTGTTGTAGAATCTATTAAGGACATTAAATTATTACCAATTAACGGAGTCGCCCCCACTAATGAAAATGTTAGTAGTGGTAAATTTCCCATTACTCGCCCTCTGAATGTGGTTACGAAAAATCCTCCTTCAGCTTTGGTAAAGGAGTTTATAGATTTTAGTCTTTCTCAGGAGGCGCAAGCAATTGTTAAACAGAAAAAGTTTGCGCCAGTGAAATGA
- a CDS encoding DUF2283 domain-containing protein, with product MKISYDSEIDALYIRLVEGKHQCRTLQLTEEIALNIGENELLVGIEVLDATEVLGAGNIPNVVLENISFTVA from the coding sequence ATGAAGATTAGTTATGATTCCGAAATTGATGCTCTCTACATTAGACTTGTAGAAGGTAAGCATCAGTGTCGCACTTTACAGTTAACTGAGGAAATTGCTTTAAATATTGGAGAAAATGAATTATTAGTAGGGATAGAAGTTTTAGATGCTACGGAAGTTTTAGGTGCAGGAAATATCCCTAATGTAGTGCTAGAAAATATATCTTTTACTGTAGCTTAA
- a CDS encoding methyl-accepting chemotaxis protein, with product MFSNLKLKNRILIGYGLPILFLISLGSLLYIGAVSRDAIDRKVKRSQNTIISIGNVTQSLSIMIRNVRGQVLFPQDISYQNRYELGLENFRKATVELDNSFQDNEQQKLLTIMVTEINSLDRISKQVFGLVRKGDLGYAKNLTGSLRVNEIDRVREDILTKELAFLAKASQQEENETRSLLALIVIGTAVSAIGSLAIGLWVASDIGRMMNGVADAIATSSVKITATVDQQERTASQQAAAVSQTSITMDELGASSQTTAQQAQSAAAGARQALKLSEGGTQAVERTLDGMTALKGKVEAIANQITHLNEQANQIGTISGLVSELANQTNMLALNAAVEAVRAGDRGKGFAVIANEIRQLADRSKTSATKINNLVADIQAAIDLSVKTTNEGTKTVDSGMELAQGTAEVFSAVADAINGIAVSTQQISLTAQQQALAVEQVVDAMKTINQGAEESAIGISKTKEGTEELNQASQNLKAVL from the coding sequence ATGTTTTCTAATTTAAAACTAAAAAACCGCATTCTAATTGGATATGGTTTACCTATTTTATTTTTAATAAGCTTAGGCTCTCTTCTCTACATAGGTGCTGTTAGTCGAGATGCTATAGATCGGAAAGTAAAGCGTTCTCAAAACACTATTATCAGCATAGGAAATGTAACCCAAAGTCTGTCTATAATGATCCGTAATGTCAGGGGTCAGGTGCTATTTCCCCAAGACATTAGTTACCAAAATAGATATGAATTAGGGTTGGAGAATTTTCGCAAGGCAACCGTTGAACTAGATAATTCTTTTCAAGATAATGAACAGCAAAAGCTGCTGACTATCATGGTGACAGAAATAAATAGCTTAGATAGAATTTCTAAACAAGTGTTCGGATTGGTAAGAAAAGGCGATCTTGGTTATGCTAAAAATCTTACGGGTTCCCTACGGGTAAATGAAATCGATCGGGTACGGGAAGATATTCTCACAAAAGAACTTGCATTTTTAGCAAAAGCATCTCAACAAGAAGAAAACGAAACGCGATCGCTACTGGCATTGATTGTGATTGGTACGGCGGTGTCTGCAATAGGTTCCCTTGCTATTGGTCTTTGGGTTGCGTCGGATATTGGTAGGATGATGAATGGGGTCGCAGATGCGATCGCTACTTCTTCAGTTAAGATTACGGCTACCGTAGACCAGCAAGAACGCACTGCTAGCCAGCAAGCTGCTGCTGTGAGTCAAACCAGCATTACAATGGATGAATTAGGTGCATCCTCACAGACTACAGCCCAGCAAGCGCAATCAGCAGCCGCAGGAGCGCGTCAAGCTTTAAAGTTGTCTGAGGGAGGAACTCAGGCTGTAGAGCGTACTTTGGATGGAATGACGGCGCTGAAAGGGAAAGTGGAAGCGATCGCCAATCAAATTACCCACTTAAATGAGCAAGCTAACCAGATTGGAACTATCTCAGGTTTAGTGAGCGAATTAGCAAACCAAACAAATATGCTAGCTTTGAATGCGGCTGTAGAAGCGGTGCGTGCTGGCGATCGCGGCAAGGGATTTGCTGTTATTGCTAATGAAATTCGTCAATTAGCCGATCGTAGCAAAACCTCAGCCACCAAAATTAATAATCTCGTTGCTGATATTCAAGCTGCGATCGATTTATCTGTAAAAACAACGAATGAAGGCACAAAAACTGTGGATTCGGGGATGGAATTAGCTCAAGGAACGGCAGAAGTTTTTTCCGCTGTCGCTGATGCTATTAACGGTATTGCAGTTAGCACTCAACAAATTTCCCTTACCGCTCAGCAACAAGCACTCGCCGTTGAGCAGGTAGTTGATGCCATGAAAACTATTAATCAGGGAGCAGAAGAAAGCGCGATTGGTATTTCTAAAACGAAAGAAGGTACCGAAGAACTAAACCAAGCTTCCCAGAATCTCAAAGCAGTTTTGTAG
- a CDS encoding BrnT family toxin, translated as MAVIFDDEANSMGERREMIIGHSQNNRLLLISFTERYKVIRIISVRLATRREREDYEQNAF; from the coding sequence TTGGCTGTTATTTTTGATGATGAAGCTAACTCAATGGGTGAGAGGCGAGAGATGATTATTGGTCACTCTCAAAACAATCGCTTGCTGTTGATTTCTTTCACCGAACGCTATAAAGTTATTCGCATTATCAGTGTCCGTTTAGCCACTCGAAGAGAGCGTGAGGATTATGAGCAAAACGCCTTTTGA